Below is a genomic region from Candidatus Zixiibacteriota bacterium.
ATGTTTTAATTGCAACTGTTACAGTTTTTCGTGCTGCAATTTGAGCAGGAAGGTCCGGTTGAGGAAACGAATTTCCCTTTGGAGGAAAAACCAAAAACCGAGAAAATCCTTTCACCTTCGCCACCGCAACTCGGACAGGCTAATTCTTCGCGTTTATTCGATACCAGAACCTCAAATCTGCCTTTGCATTTCCTGCAGATATATTCGAATATAGGCATATATTCTTAACTTCTTAAACCATTTCTATATACGAGAATTTTTTATTTGAAGATATATTGAAGCTTCGGTAAAAGGTTCTCGTTACTCCTGATGTCGGTGATGGCTTTAAAGCTCGAGCCAACGATATCAAATAATGATACCTTCTTCGGCCTTTCTTTGATAGTCCTGGGAACACCTTCTATGTCTCCCATTTTTCCTGCTATCTGTATAGCGTCTTCAATATCTCCAAGCTCATCAATCAAACCCAACTCCTTAGCCTGCCTGCCAGTAAAAACCCTGCCGTCGGCCAGCTC
It encodes:
- a CDS encoding S49 family peptidase, with product EVGTSFRSMTQEERDLLQSVIDDTYNQFVDAVKEGRGLEREKILELADGRVFTGRQAKELGLIDELGDIEDAIQIAGKMGDIEGVPRTIKERPKKVSLFDIVGSSFKAITDIRSNENLLPKLQYIFK
- a CDS encoding zinc ribbon domain-containing protein, which translates into the protein MPIFEYICRKCKGRFEVLVSNKREELACPSCGGEGERIFSVFGFSSKGKFVSSTGPSCSNCSTKNCNSCN